A region from the Benincasa hispida cultivar B227 chromosome 8, ASM972705v1, whole genome shotgun sequence genome encodes:
- the LOC120084143 gene encoding uncharacterized protein LOC120084143, giving the protein MQGLYLEAKHLRDFQKYNPRPFDGSLGDPTKVKMWLSSIETIFHFMRCPEEHNLQCAVFMLIGNMKIWWRSAEKMIDIGGELATWEEFKERFYEKYFSANTRYNKQAEFLNLMQGLMSVEEYEQEFDKLSLFTPKLVATEAARIERFIPGLRSGLQGMVHALDLKTYAATLRAAVRIDVDSKVGEEYRRSIGIKTSIGQKRMAEPRAPEHQTEEPEHSECST; this is encoded by the coding sequence ATGCAGGGCCTATATCTTGAGGCTAAACATCTGAGGGATTTCCAGAAGTATAACCCTCGCCCTTTTGATGGATCGTTGGGGGACCCCACCAAAGTAAAGATGTGGTTGTCATCTATTGAGACAATATTCCATTTTATGAGATGCCCGGAAGAGCACAACCTTCAATGCGCAGTCTTCATGTTGATTGGTAACATGAAAATCTGGTGGCGTTCAGCAGAAAAGATGATTGATATTGGTGGTGAACTTGCAACCTGGGAGGAGTTTAAGGAGCGCTTTTATGAGAAGTACTTTTCGGCCAACACCCGATACAACAAACAGGCAGAATTCTTGAACTTGATGCAGGGACTTATGTCGGTGGAGGAGTATGAGCAGGAATTTGATAAGCTGTCTCTCTTTACTCCTAAACTAGTAGCCACCGAGGCAGCGAGGATAGAGAGATTTATCCCGGGCCTAAGGAGCGGACTGCAAGGGATGGTGCATGCCTTGGACCTCAAGACGTATGCTGCGACACTACGGGCTGCCGTGAGGATTGATGTTGATTCCAAGGTGGGAGAGGAATACAGGAGATCGATCGGGATTAAGACCTCTATAGGTCAGAAAAGGATGGCTGAGCCCAGGGCTCCTGAGCATCAAACAGAGGAACCAGAACATAGTGAATGCTCCACGTAG